The following proteins come from a genomic window of Lolium rigidum isolate FL_2022 chromosome 5, APGP_CSIRO_Lrig_0.1, whole genome shotgun sequence:
- the LOC124651062 gene encoding probable anion transporter 7 isoform X2, translating to MARMKFPRRYVIVLLTFICTNVCYIERVGFSIAYTVAADAIDVNQANKGMILSMFYYGYILSQIPGGWAAQRLGGRRVLLLSFMLWSLICGLIPLDPNRVVMLVLSRLFVGIAQGFIFPAIHTVLAQWVPPQERSRSVSLTTSGMYLGAAGGMLFFPSLVKHMGPQSVFFVEAVLGVAWSVIWFKFSSEPPHTDLPKKIKAQSGGVVAPRTVKIPWRRIIFSLPVWTIVVNNFTFHYALYVIMNWLPTYFELALKLSLQDMGSSKMLPYFNMFIFSNIGGVVADHLITKRILSVTKTRKLLNTIGFVVAAVALMALPSFGTPSGTVICSSVSLGFLALGRAGFAVNHMDVAPKFAGIVMGVSNTAGTLAGIVGVGLTGNILEASKASNMDLTSSETWKTVFFVPGYLCIFSSVIFLIFSTGEKIFE from the exons ATGGCGAGAATGAAGTTCCCAAGGCGTTATGTCATAGTACTGCTGACATTCATCTGCACTAATGTCTGCTACATTGAACGTGTGGGTTTCTCTATTGCGTACACTGTAGCAGCTGATGCAATTGATGTGAATCAAGCAAACAAGGGCATGATACTATCCATGTTTTATTATGGGTATATTTTGTCACAAATTCCTGGTGGATGGGCAGCTCAGAGATTGGGAGGTAGACGTGTTCTGCTGCTGTCGTTCATGTTGTGGTCTTTGATATGTGGTCTAATTCCACTGGACCCCAACAGAGTAGTCATGCTGGTCCTTTCTCGCCTTTTTGTTGGTATAGCACAAGGTTTCATATTTCCTGCCATTCACACTGTTCTGGCTCAATGGGTGCCACCGCAGGAGCGCTCTCGCTCAGTTTCTTTAACAACCTCAGGGATGTACCTCGGGGCAGCCGGTGGCATGCTGTTTTTTCCAAGTCTGGTGAAGCACATGGGACCCCAATCTGTTTTCTTTGTTGAAGCGGTACTTGGAGTTGCATGGTCTGTAATTTGGTTCAAGTTTTCCAGTGAGCCACCTCACACTGACCTTCCAAAA AAGATTAAGGCACAATCTGGAGGGGTTGTCGCACCTCGTACTGTAAAGATACCATGGCGAAGGATTATCTTCAGTCTACCTGTTTGGACAATTGTCGTGAACAACTTCACTTTCCACTATGCCTTGTATGTTATCATGAACTGGCTGCCTACTTATTTTGAACTAGCCCTTAAGCTTAGCCTCCAGGACATGGGATCCTCAAAGATGCTTCCCTATTTCAACATGTTTATTTTCTCTAATATTGGTGGAGTGGTTGCTGATCACTTGATTACAAAAAGGATTTTATCAGTTACCAAGACAAGGAAGCTCCTGAACACCATTGGGTTTGTTGTTGCGGCCGTTGCACTTATGGCCCTTCCTTCATTTGGGACGCCCTCAGGGACTGTGATCTGTTCATCGGTATCTCTTGGTTTTCTGGCTCTGGGAAGAGCAGGGTTTGCGGTGAATCATATGGATGTTGCTCCAAAATTTGCCGGCATAGTGATGGGGGTTTCAAATACAGCCGGGACATTAGCTGGGATAGTTGGTGTTGGCCTCACGGGAAATATTCTGGAGGCTTCAAAGGCATCTAACATGGATCTAACAAGCTCCGAGACATGGAAAACAGTCTTCTTTGTTCCAGGATACCTCTGTATTTTTAGTTCAGTCATTTTCTTGATTTTCTCAACTGGTGAGAAGATTTTCGAATAG
- the LOC124651062 gene encoding probable anion transporter 7 isoform X1: MARMKFPRRYVIVLLTFICTNVCYIERVGFSIAYTVAADAIDVNQANKGMILSMFYYGYILSQIPGGWAAQRLGGRRVLLLSFMLWSLICGLIPLDPNRVVMLVLSRLFVGIAQGFIFPAIHTVLAQWVPPQERSRSVSLTTSGMYLGAAGGMLFFPSLVKHMGPQSVFFVEAVLGVAWSVIWFKFSSEPPHTDLPKVSMPKVASREKIKAQSGGVVAPRTVKIPWRRIIFSLPVWTIVVNNFTFHYALYVIMNWLPTYFELALKLSLQDMGSSKMLPYFNMFIFSNIGGVVADHLITKRILSVTKTRKLLNTIGFVVAAVALMALPSFGTPSGTVICSSVSLGFLALGRAGFAVNHMDVAPKFAGIVMGVSNTAGTLAGIVGVGLTGNILEASKASNMDLTSSETWKTVFFVPGYLCIFSSVIFLIFSTGEKIFE; encoded by the coding sequence ATGGCGAGAATGAAGTTCCCAAGGCGTTATGTCATAGTACTGCTGACATTCATCTGCACTAATGTCTGCTACATTGAACGTGTGGGTTTCTCTATTGCGTACACTGTAGCAGCTGATGCAATTGATGTGAATCAAGCAAACAAGGGCATGATACTATCCATGTTTTATTATGGGTATATTTTGTCACAAATTCCTGGTGGATGGGCAGCTCAGAGATTGGGAGGTAGACGTGTTCTGCTGCTGTCGTTCATGTTGTGGTCTTTGATATGTGGTCTAATTCCACTGGACCCCAACAGAGTAGTCATGCTGGTCCTTTCTCGCCTTTTTGTTGGTATAGCACAAGGTTTCATATTTCCTGCCATTCACACTGTTCTGGCTCAATGGGTGCCACCGCAGGAGCGCTCTCGCTCAGTTTCTTTAACAACCTCAGGGATGTACCTCGGGGCAGCCGGTGGCATGCTGTTTTTTCCAAGTCTGGTGAAGCACATGGGACCCCAATCTGTTTTCTTTGTTGAAGCGGTACTTGGAGTTGCATGGTCTGTAATTTGGTTCAAGTTTTCCAGTGAGCCACCTCACACTGACCTTCCAAAAGTGTCAATGCCAAAGGTAGCGTCTCGAGAGAAGATTAAGGCACAATCTGGAGGGGTTGTCGCACCTCGTACTGTAAAGATACCATGGCGAAGGATTATCTTCAGTCTACCTGTTTGGACAATTGTCGTGAACAACTTCACTTTCCACTATGCCTTGTATGTTATCATGAACTGGCTGCCTACTTATTTTGAACTAGCCCTTAAGCTTAGCCTCCAGGACATGGGATCCTCAAAGATGCTTCCCTATTTCAACATGTTTATTTTCTCTAATATTGGTGGAGTGGTTGCTGATCACTTGATTACAAAAAGGATTTTATCAGTTACCAAGACAAGGAAGCTCCTGAACACCATTGGGTTTGTTGTTGCGGCCGTTGCACTTATGGCCCTTCCTTCATTTGGGACGCCCTCAGGGACTGTGATCTGTTCATCGGTATCTCTTGGTTTTCTGGCTCTGGGAAGAGCAGGGTTTGCGGTGAATCATATGGATGTTGCTCCAAAATTTGCCGGCATAGTGATGGGGGTTTCAAATACAGCCGGGACATTAGCTGGGATAGTTGGTGTTGGCCTCACGGGAAATATTCTGGAGGCTTCAAAGGCATCTAACATGGATCTAACAAGCTCCGAGACATGGAAAACAGTCTTCTTTGTTCCAGGATACCTCTGTATTTTTAGTTCAGTCATTTTCTTGATTTTCTCAACTGGTGAGAAGATTTTCGAATAG
- the LOC124655281 gene encoding auxin-binding protein 1-like — translation MESRPETAAAVHGPRFVGAGRRGALLLALLFVAAAAFLPVAEPSCPRDNSVVKDINQMHQSNYGLEGLSHITVAGALAHGMKEVEVWLETVSAGKRTPIHRHSCEEVFVVLKGRGTLLLGSTSLPYPGTPQEIPFSQNSTFTVPVNDPHQVWNSDEHEDLQFLVIISRPPVKIFLYDDWSMPHTAAKLKFPFLWDEDCLAAPKDEL, via the exons ATGGAGAGCCGACCAGAAACTGCTGCCGCCGTCCATGGGCCCCGCTTCGTCGGCGCCGGCCGCCGAGGCGCGCTTCTCCTCGCGCTGCTCTTCGTCGCCGCGGCCGCCTTCCTCCCAGTCGCCGAGCCCTCCTGCCCGCGAG ACAATTCAGTGGTGAAAGACATAAACCAAATGCACCAGAGCAACTATGGATTGGAAGGATTATCGCATATAACCGTTGCGGGAGCGCTTGCTCACGGCATGAAAGAG GTGGAGGTGTGGCTTGAGACAGTTAGCGCCGGCAAAAGGACGCCGATCCACAGGCACTCGTGCGAGGAGGTCTTTGTTGTCCTCAAAGGGAGAGGCACACTCTTGCTGGGGTCGACATCGCTGCCGTACCCAGGGACACCTCAAGAGATTCCTTTCTCTCAGAATAGCACATTCACGGTTCCTGTAAATGATCCGCACCAG GTTTGGAATTCTGATGAACATGAAGACCTGCAATTTCTTGTGATCATATCACGTCCACCTGTGAAAAT ATTTCTATATGACGACTGGAGTATGCCTCACACGGCAGCGAAACTGAAGTTCCCCTTTCTCTGGGATGAGGACTGCTTAGCAGCACCTAAAGATGAACTGTAG